Proteins from one Oryza sativa Japonica Group chromosome 12, ASM3414082v1 genomic window:
- the LOC107277714 gene encoding putative cyclin-dependent kinase F-2, protein MAEEKESFEGQWAPSNVTEENLKEMVAHGVLPAKEIIGWRPACAQIPSPCRYGISIISTSRFVKLDELASGGCGVVYRARDCRSGEIVAMKCIRSYRDDCGELVDRSDFDREVAAMEVCRGHPYIVQPRAHGRCDDGEAVLVMEFVGPTLRQVLRRERGGRTRRSELEVRVAMRQLLSGAKRMHDAGLMHRDLKPDNVLVDARGNLKICDLGLSQSTASPPPYSNPIGTRWYCAPEILLGSTDYDERVDAWSLGCIMAELLARKPLFRGSSDREQLGEIVDVLGVNDIKRWRGYKGQRLLGGCGPDSFLRGFFPSPADARMLRRPPLSEAGFEVLSGLLTCNPEKRMTVAQALRHRWFKEADSASLRHRR, encoded by the exons atggcggaagagaaagaaagctttgaaggccaatgggcACCATCCAACGTGacggaggagaacctgaaggagatggtggcgcacggcgttcttcctgccaaggagatcatcgggtggcggccagcgtgcg CccaaataccatcgccgtgtagatatgggatatccataatctccacaagccGCTTCGTCAAGCTCGACGAGCTCGCCTCGGGAGGATGCGGCGTCGTCTACCGCGCGCGCGACTGCCGCTCCGGCGAGATCGTCGCCATGAAGTGCATCCGCTCGTACCGAGACGACTGCGGGGAGCTCGTCGACCGCTCCGACTTCGACCGCGAGGTCGCCGCCATGGAGGTGTGCAGGGGCCACCCCTACATCGTGCAGCCTCGCGCGCACGGCCGATGCGACGATGGCGAGGCCGTCCTCGTCATGGAGTTCGTGGGGCCGACGCTGCGTCAAGTCTTGAGGCGCGAGCGGGGCGGGAGGACGCGGCGGTCGGAGCTCGAGGTCCGCGTCGCCATGCGGCAGCTGCTCTCCGGCGCCAAGAGGATGCACGACGCCGGCCTCATGCACCGGGACCTCAAGCCGGACAACGTCCTCGTCGACGCGCGCGGCAACCTCAAGATCTGCGACCTCGGCCTGTCGCAGAGCACCGCCTCACCGCCGCCCTACTCCAACCCGATCGGCACGCGGTGGTACTGCGCGCCGGAGATCCTCCTCGGGTCGACGGACTACGACGAGCGCGTCGACGCGTGGTCGCTCGGCTGCATCATGGCGGAGCTCCTCGCCCGGAAGCCGCTGTTCCGCGGGAGCTCGGACAGGGAGCAGCTCGGCGAGATCGTCGACGTCCTCGGCGTGAACGACATCAAGCGGTGGCGAGGCTACAAGGGGCAGCGGCTGCTGGGAGGATGCGGGCCGGACAGCTTTCTTCGTGGCTTCTTCCCATCTCCGGCCGACGCCAGGAtgctccgccggccgccattgTCGGAGGCTGGGTTCGAGGTGTTGAGTGGACTTCTGACGTGCAACCCGGAGAAGAGGATGACGGTGGCGCAAGCACTCCGGCACCGGTGGTTCAAGGAGGCCGACAGTGCCAGCCTGCGACATCGCCGGTAG